From the genome of Pseudomonas yamanorum, one region includes:
- a CDS encoding alginate O-acetyltransferase: MHPHMIKLLSLSGLTLGLLAASQGVRADEVKAPTFSAEPCCSLCPAAHDAKNYTTRYQQNFTTLVQAQGDWLFRTQEDLRTEFDTSPAGYKRMQQLHDAFKSKGVELVVVYQPTRGLVNRNKLNPEEKAKFDFDKALGNYKTMLGRFAKMGYVVPDLSPLTNEQLPDELPAHDFYFRGDQHWTPYGAQRTAKIVGAKVRAMPEFAGIPQREFETKRSGRMGKTGTLHNMAGQLCGTSYAIQYMDQFTTEPKGEAADGDLFGDSGNPQITLVGTSHSGKNYNFAGFLEQEIGADILNVAFPGGGLEGSMIQYLGSEEFQKTPPKILIWEFSPLYRLDQETIYRQMMSLLDNGCEGKTAQMSASTTLKPGKNELLVNSSNKDLRNASHQVDIRFADPSVKTLQATLWYMNGRHEDIKIEKPETSDTDGRFAFELRTDEDWATQNLLAVEVQGPEAGQAAQKVEAKICTRNVFPASGQQTASAGQ, from the coding sequence ATGCACCCACACATGATCAAACTGCTCAGCCTTTCGGGTTTGACCCTCGGCCTGCTCGCGGCCAGCCAGGGCGTGCGCGCCGACGAAGTAAAGGCCCCGACATTCAGCGCCGAACCGTGCTGCAGCCTGTGCCCGGCCGCCCACGATGCGAAGAACTACACCACGCGCTACCAGCAGAACTTCACCACCCTGGTGCAAGCCCAAGGCGACTGGTTGTTCCGTACTCAGGAAGACCTGCGCACCGAATTCGACACCAGCCCCGCCGGCTACAAACGCATGCAGCAGCTGCACGATGCGTTCAAGAGCAAGGGCGTGGAACTGGTGGTGGTCTACCAGCCAACCCGTGGCCTGGTGAACCGCAACAAGCTCAACCCTGAAGAGAAAGCTAAGTTCGATTTCGACAAGGCCCTGGGCAACTACAAGACCATGCTCGGCCGTTTCGCCAAGATGGGCTACGTCGTGCCGGACCTGTCGCCGTTGACCAATGAGCAGCTGCCGGACGAGTTGCCGGCCCACGATTTCTACTTCCGCGGTGACCAACACTGGACGCCATACGGCGCCCAGCGCACCGCCAAAATCGTCGGTGCCAAAGTGCGGGCGATGCCTGAATTTGCCGGCATCCCGCAACGTGAATTCGAGACCAAGCGCTCCGGGCGCATGGGCAAGACCGGCACCCTGCACAACATGGCCGGGCAACTGTGTGGCACCAGCTACGCGATCCAGTACATGGACCAGTTCACCACCGAGCCCAAGGGCGAAGCGGCGGACGGCGACCTGTTCGGTGATTCCGGCAACCCGCAGATCACCCTCGTGGGCACCAGCCACAGCGGCAAGAACTACAACTTCGCCGGCTTCCTGGAACAGGAAATCGGTGCCGACATCCTCAACGTCGCCTTCCCCGGTGGTGGCCTGGAAGGCTCGATGATCCAGTACCTGGGCAGCGAAGAATTCCAGAAGACCCCGCCGAAGATTCTGATCTGGGAATTCTCGCCGCTGTATCGCCTGGACCAGGAGACCATCTACCGCCAGATGATGTCGCTGCTGGACAACGGCTGTGAAGGCAAGACCGCACAGATGAGCGCCAGCACCACGCTGAAACCCGGCAAGAACGAATTGCTGGTTAACAGTTCGAACAAAGACCTGCGCAATGCCAGCCATCAGGTCGACATCCGCTTCGCCGACCCGTCGGTGAAAACCCTGCAAGCCACCCTCTGGTACATGAACGGGCGCCACGAGGACATCAAGATCGAAAAACCCGAAACATCCGATACAGACGGGCGTTTCGCCTTTGAACTGCGCACCGATGAAGACTGGGCCACGCAAAACCTGCTGGCCGTGGAAGTGCAGGGCCCTGAAGCGGGCCAGGCCGCGCAGAAAGTCGAAGCGAAAATTTGCACACGCAACGTATTCCCCGCCAGTGGTCAACAGACCGCTTCGGCCGGGCAATGA
- the algG gene encoding mannuronan 5-epimerase AlgG has product MGACAMNPQALKGSVSLLVAAMLLASTSAFADVAQQVKAPTIAKELQQAKTYTISSPPTEPLELAKPALPDVSGYTAANIAKKIVRSKPGKISIRRMMQEDALKDFIGGDNKMAEWVVRQHGIPQAIFVDDGYMNLKDLLNKVPKQYFSETSPGVFLAKLPIVVGRKGILEIDKQTQELRLSQEAGSFLINDGQLFVRDTKITGWKEKTNGPATFQSPKEFRPFLLAWGGTETYIANSKMASFGYANSKSYGVSISQYTPNMAKVLKRPEPTGWIVDSEFSDMWYGFYCYETTGFVLKGNTYKDNIVYGIDPHDRSHGLIITDNTVYGTKKKHGIIISREVNDSFIFNNRSFDNKLSGLVIDRNSVNNLIADNEIYRNHTDGITLYESGDNLLWGNKVISNRRHGIRIRNSVNIRLYENVAMANGLTGVYGHIKDLTDTDRDIALDPFDTKVSLIVVGGELAANGSGPLSIDSPLSVELYRVSMLAPTKSSGISFSGVLGDRQEEILDLLVRQKKAVLIDPVERQTEMQD; this is encoded by the coding sequence ATGGGAGCCTGCGCAATGAACCCTCAAGCCCTCAAAGGCTCGGTCAGCCTGCTGGTCGCAGCCATGCTGCTGGCCAGCACTTCGGCCTTCGCCGATGTCGCGCAGCAGGTCAAGGCGCCGACCATCGCCAAAGAGCTGCAACAGGCCAAGACCTACACCATCTCCAGCCCGCCGACCGAGCCGCTGGAGTTGGCCAAGCCTGCGCTGCCGGACGTGTCCGGCTACACCGCGGCGAATATCGCGAAGAAAATCGTGCGCAGCAAACCCGGCAAAATCAGCATCCGCCGGATGATGCAGGAAGACGCCCTGAAGGACTTCATCGGCGGTGACAACAAGATGGCCGAATGGGTGGTGCGCCAGCACGGCATTCCCCAGGCGATCTTCGTCGACGACGGCTACATGAACCTCAAGGACCTGCTGAACAAAGTGCCCAAGCAGTACTTCAGCGAAACCTCGCCGGGGGTGTTCCTGGCCAAGTTGCCGATCGTGGTAGGCCGTAAGGGTATCCTCGAAATCGACAAGCAGACCCAGGAGCTGCGCCTCTCCCAGGAAGCCGGTTCGTTCCTGATCAACGATGGCCAACTGTTTGTGCGTGACACCAAAATCACCGGTTGGAAGGAAAAGACCAACGGCCCGGCGACCTTCCAGTCGCCCAAGGAATTCCGTCCGTTCCTGCTGGCCTGGGGCGGCACTGAGACCTACATCGCCAACAGCAAGATGGCCAGCTTCGGCTACGCCAACAGTAAGTCGTATGGCGTAAGTATTTCCCAGTACACGCCGAACATGGCCAAGGTGCTCAAGCGCCCTGAGCCGACGGGCTGGATCGTCGACTCCGAGTTCTCGGACATGTGGTACGGCTTCTACTGCTACGAAACCACCGGCTTTGTGCTCAAGGGCAATACCTACAAAGACAACATCGTGTACGGCATTGACCCCCACGACCGTTCACACGGTTTGATCATCACCGACAACACCGTCTACGGCACGAAGAAGAAGCACGGGATCATCATTTCCCGGGAAGTGAACGACAGCTTCATCTTCAACAACCGCAGCTTCGACAACAAGCTCTCGGGCCTGGTGATCGACCGTAACAGCGTCAACAACCTGATCGCCGACAACGAGATCTACCGCAACCACACCGACGGCATCACCCTCTATGAGAGCGGCGACAACCTGCTGTGGGGCAACAAGGTGATCAGCAACCGTCGCCACGGCATCCGCATCCGTAACAGCGTGAACATTCGCCTGTACGAGAACGTGGCCATGGCCAACGGGCTGACCGGCGTGTACGGCCACATCAAGGATCTGACCGATACCGACCGCGACATCGCCCTCGACCCGTTCGACACCAAGGTCTCGCTGATTGTGGTCGGCGGTGAACTGGCCGCCAACGGCAGCGGGCCGCTGTCCATCGACTCGCCGTTGAGCGTCGAGCTGTACCGCGTGTCGATGCTTGCGCCGACCAAATCCAGTGGCATCAGCTTCTCGGGCGTTCTCGGCGATCGCCAGGAAGAGATTCTCGACTTGCTGGTACGCCAGAAGAAAGCCGTGCTGATCGACCCTGTCGAACGCCAGACCGAAATGCAGGACTGA
- a CDS encoding alginate export family protein has product MKLNPFVKAGIGLTFALLWSCPTLAALTEAKNFGLEVKVTGQSEDDRDLGTQKGGDVNGIGLDLRPWIYGESGNWSAYAMGQAVTSSDIIETDTLQQSSDDATQQTSNDDRKSKKNYLAMREFWVAYGGFTPYPGEILKLGRQRLRNDDGQWRDTNIEALNWTFDTTLLKANVGVAERFSEYRTDLKELSPKDKDRQHLYADAAYQWTPGQWIGLRAHHTHDDGKLDYPEPGVATDSLDKRENGDLTWLGIEANSDAYNWRNTNTVNYWASVTGMQGDRDTVNALNADGTRPANAKRSDDVNGWATDLGVRLRLDPQWQVGAAYSRASAEYEQNGLQSNRSNWTGTQSRVHRFGEAFRGEMNNMQSMSLFGSWQLREDYDASLVYHKFWRVDGNKPVGSNGIDAVQNNTDDVTGAILSSTSLPLEDGKKDLGQEMDLVVTKYFKKGLLPAGLSQSIDEPSALVRFRAGVFKPGDAYGSQVDSYMHRAFVDVIWKF; this is encoded by the coding sequence ATGAAGCTCAACCCATTCGTCAAGGCCGGCATCGGCCTGACCTTCGCCCTGCTGTGGTCGTGCCCGACCCTGGCGGCGCTGACTGAAGCCAAGAACTTCGGCCTGGAAGTCAAAGTCACCGGCCAGTCCGAAGATGACCGCGACCTGGGCACTCAGAAAGGCGGCGACGTCAACGGCATCGGCCTTGACCTGCGCCCATGGATCTACGGTGAAAGCGGCAACTGGAGCGCCTACGCCATGGGCCAGGCCGTGACCTCCAGCGACATCATCGAGACCGACACCCTGCAACAGTCCTCGGATGACGCCACCCAACAGACCAGCAATGACGACCGCAAGAGCAAGAAGAACTACCTGGCGATGCGCGAGTTCTGGGTCGCCTACGGCGGCTTCACGCCCTACCCCGGCGAGATCCTCAAGCTCGGTCGCCAACGCCTGCGCAATGACGACGGCCAATGGCGCGACACCAATATCGAAGCGCTGAACTGGACCTTCGACACCACCTTGCTCAAGGCCAATGTCGGCGTCGCCGAGCGTTTCAGCGAATACCGCACCGACCTCAAGGAACTGTCGCCCAAGGACAAGGACCGTCAGCACCTGTACGCCGACGCCGCCTATCAATGGACGCCAGGCCAGTGGATCGGGCTGCGCGCTCACCACACCCATGACGACGGCAAGCTGGACTACCCGGAACCGGGCGTGGCCACCGACTCACTGGACAAGCGCGAGAACGGCGACCTGACCTGGCTCGGCATCGAAGCCAACAGCGACGCCTACAACTGGCGCAACACCAACACCGTCAACTATTGGGCGAGCGTCACCGGCATGCAGGGCGACCGCGACACGGTCAACGCCTTGAACGCCGACGGCACCCGCCCGGCCAATGCCAAGCGCAGCGATGACGTGAATGGCTGGGCCACCGATTTGGGTGTGCGCCTGCGCCTCGACCCGCAGTGGCAAGTAGGCGCCGCCTACTCCCGCGCCAGTGCCGAATACGAGCAGAACGGCCTGCAAAGCAACCGTTCGAACTGGACCGGTACCCAGTCCCGCGTCCACCGTTTCGGCGAAGCGTTTCGTGGCGAGATGAACAACATGCAGTCCATGAGCCTGTTCGGTTCGTGGCAGTTGCGTGAGGACTATGACGCCAGCCTGGTGTACCACAAGTTCTGGCGCGTCGACGGCAACAAGCCGGTGGGCAGCAACGGCATCGATGCCGTGCAGAACAACACCGATGACGTGACCGGCGCGATCCTGTCCAGCACGTCCCTGCCGCTTGAAGACGGCAAGAAAGACCTGGGCCAGGAGATGGACCTGGTGGTCACCAAGTACTTCAAGAAAGGCCTGCTGCCGGCCGGGCTCAGCCAGTCGATCGACGAACCGTCGGCCTTGGTGCGCTTCCGTGCAGGTGTGTTCAAACCGGGCGACGCCTACGGCAGCCAAGTCGACTCGTACATGCATCGCGCCTTTGTCGACGTGATCTGGAAGTTCTGA
- the algK gene encoding alginate biosynthesis TPR repeat lipoprotein AlgK, giving the protein MAGKPAPTQSRSHSALAYCALALAVSLAGCAGLPDQRLANEALKRGDTVTAQQNYQQLADLGYSEAQVGLADIQVGTRDPEQIKQAEATYRAAADTSPRAQARLGRLLVAKPGATEAEHHEAEGLLKKAFANGEGNTLIPLAMLYLQYPHSFPNINAQQQISKWRASGYPEAGLAQVLLYRTQDTYDQHLDEVESICKAALNTTDICYVELATVYQKKAEPEKQAELLKQMEAGYSRGTVTAQRVDSVARVLGDASLGKTDEKTAQALLEKIAPGYPASWVSLAQLLYDFPELGDVDQMMKYLDNGRAADQPRAELLLGKLYYEGKWVPADAKAAEEHFQKAVGREVAADYYLGQIYRRGYLGKVYSQKALDHLLTAARNGQNSADFAIAQLFSQGKGTKPDPLNAYVFSQLAKAQDTPEANDLATQLEAALPPEQRAEGQRLVQQELAVRGTLAQSTLQLYALQEEDGEESL; this is encoded by the coding sequence ATCGCAGGCAAGCCAGCTCCCACCCAAAGCAGGTCCCACTCTGCCTTGGCGTATTGTGCCCTGGCCTTGGCCGTGAGCCTCGCCGGCTGCGCCGGCCTGCCCGACCAACGCCTGGCCAATGAAGCCCTCAAGCGTGGCGACACGGTCACCGCGCAGCAGAACTACCAGCAACTGGCAGACCTGGGCTACAGCGAGGCCCAGGTGGGCCTGGCGGATATCCAGGTCGGCACCCGCGACCCCGAGCAAATCAAGCAGGCCGAAGCGACCTATCGCGCGGCCGCCGATACCTCGCCCCGTGCCCAGGCACGCCTGGGTCGCCTGCTGGTGGCCAAGCCGGGCGCTACTGAAGCCGAGCACCATGAAGCCGAAGGCCTGTTGAAAAAAGCCTTTGCCAACGGCGAAGGCAACACCCTGATCCCGCTGGCGATGTTGTACCTGCAATACCCGCACAGTTTCCCGAACATCAACGCCCAGCAGCAGATCAGCAAATGGCGCGCCTCGGGCTACCCGGAAGCCGGCCTGGCCCAGGTGCTGCTGTATCGCACCCAGGACACCTACGACCAACATCTGGATGAAGTGGAAAGCATCTGCAAGGCCGCGCTGAACACCACCGATATCTGCTACGTCGAGTTGGCCACGGTCTACCAGAAAAAAGCCGAGCCGGAAAAACAGGCCGAACTGCTCAAGCAAATGGAAGCCGGCTACAGCCGTGGCACCGTCACCGCCCAGCGGGTCGACAGCGTCGCTCGCGTACTGGGTGATGCAAGCCTGGGCAAGACCGACGAAAAAACCGCCCAGGCGCTGCTGGAAAAAATCGCCCCGGGCTACCCGGCCTCCTGGGTCAGCCTGGCGCAACTGCTCTACGACTTCCCGGAGCTGGGCGACGTCGACCAAATGATGAAGTACCTCGACAACGGCCGCGCCGCCGACCAGCCCCGCGCCGAACTGCTGCTGGGCAAGCTCTACTACGAAGGCAAGTGGGTCCCGGCAGATGCCAAGGCCGCCGAAGAGCACTTCCAGAAAGCCGTCGGCCGCGAAGTGGCTGCCGACTACTACCTCGGCCAGATCTACCGCCGTGGCTACCTGGGCAAGGTCTATTCGCAAAAGGCCCTGGACCACTTGCTGACGGCTGCGCGCAACGGCCAGAACAGCGCCGACTTCGCGATCGCCCAACTGTTTTCCCAAGGCAAGGGCACCAAGCCCGACCCGCTTAACGCCTATGTCTTCAGCCAGTTGGCCAAGGCCCAGGACACGCCGGAAGCCAACGACCTGGCGACCCAGCTCGAAGCTGCGCTGCCCCCGGAACAACGCGCCGAAGGCCAACGCCTGGTGCAACAGGAGCTGGCCGTGCGCGGCACCCTGGCCCAAAGCACGCTGCAATTGTACGCCCTGCAAGAAGAAGACGGCGAGGAATCCCTATGA
- a CDS encoding alginate biosynthesis protein Alg44 produces MNSQVNANVVHESEAQRQHARVKIPAKLRFFGADQTPMEVRVIDLSAGGLAFNAPQQPLKVGDVHKGRLQFVIDNLGLAMDVELQIRSYDRQTGRTGCQFQNLDAQDISTLRHLITSHLAGDIVTMGDVLATLQRDNFTKARKVKDGGSNMTAAGRLRAVTFSLGIFVVGLVAFGFVVKSVYGMYFVSHATSGLVSVPGMNVTMPRDGTVQSLIKGDAVAAKGAPLATFSTSMLDVLKGHLDEDQLQPAKVEELFGKQMTGTLTSPCDCVVAQQLVADGQYASKGDVIFQLVPRGSQANVDARFSYRQFADVRPGTRVNFQVADEEQVRTGTIVSSTSLNSTEMSSDIRVQIKPDAPLDSTYAGRPVEVTSDRGPSLNWLIDKAMAHGL; encoded by the coding sequence ATGAATAGCCAAGTAAACGCCAACGTTGTCCACGAATCCGAAGCCCAGCGCCAACACGCCCGGGTCAAAATCCCGGCCAAGCTGCGCTTCTTCGGCGCCGACCAAACACCGATGGAAGTGCGGGTCATCGACCTGTCCGCCGGCGGCCTGGCGTTCAACGCCCCGCAGCAGCCACTGAAAGTCGGCGATGTGCACAAGGGTCGCCTGCAGTTCGTGATCGATAACCTGGGCCTGGCGATGGACGTCGAGCTGCAGATTCGCTCTTACGACCGCCAGACCGGCCGCACCGGTTGCCAGTTCCAGAACCTCGACGCACAGGACATCTCCACCCTGCGCCACCTGATCACCTCGCACCTGGCCGGCGACATCGTGACCATGGGCGACGTGCTGGCGACCCTGCAACGGGACAACTTCACCAAAGCGCGCAAGGTCAAGGACGGCGGCAGCAACATGACTGCGGCGGGCCGCCTGCGTGCGGTGACCTTCAGCCTCGGGATCTTTGTGGTGGGGTTGGTTGCCTTCGGGTTTGTCGTCAAATCGGTATACGGCATGTACTTCGTCAGCCACGCCACTTCCGGCCTGGTGAGCGTCCCGGGCATGAACGTGACCATGCCTCGCGACGGCACCGTGCAGAGCCTGATCAAAGGCGATGCGGTCGCCGCCAAAGGCGCGCCATTGGCAACCTTCAGCACCAGCATGCTCGATGTGCTCAAGGGCCATCTGGACGAAGACCAACTGCAACCGGCCAAGGTGGAAGAGCTGTTCGGCAAGCAAATGACCGGCACCCTCACCTCCCCGTGCGACTGCGTCGTGGCCCAGCAACTGGTCGCCGACGGTCAGTACGCCAGCAAGGGCGATGTGATCTTCCAACTGGTGCCGCGTGGCAGCCAGGCCAACGTTGATGCACGCTTCTCCTATCGTCAGTTCGCCGACGTTCGCCCGGGTACCCGCGTGAACTTCCAGGTGGCGGATGAAGAGCAGGTGCGTACCGGCACCATCGTCAGCAGCACCAGCCTCAACAGCACCGAAATGTCTTCCGACATCCGCGTGCAGATCAAACCCGATGCCCCGCTGGACAGCACCTACGCCGGCCGCCCGGTTGAAGTCACCAGCGACCGCGGCCCATCCCTGAACTGGCTGATCGACAAAGCCATGGCTCACGGTCTGTAA
- the alg8 gene encoding mannuronan synthase translates to MSKLKHVLLQSAGWLFFLSLLMGLALLLPASTFDSESKNFIFLIGAVGIWRYSMGATHFFRGMLFLYVVYPHLRRKVRKLGKAADPSHVFLMVTSFRIDALTTAQVYSSVIREAIECGFPTTVVCSLVEMSDELLVKSLWARMNPPDHVKLDFVRIAGTGKRDGLAFGFRAISRHLPDDRAVVAVIDGDTVLAEGVVRKTVPWFQLFGNVGGLTTNEFCEVRGGYIMSEWHKLRFAQRHINMCSMALSKRVLTMTGRMSVFRANVVTDPGFIADVESDSLQHWRLGRFKFLTGDDKSSWFSLMRLGYDTFYVPDAAIHTVEHPPEKSFIKASRKLMFRWYGNNLRQNSRALGLGMRRLGLFTSIVLFDQRVSMWTSLLGLTVAIIATFKYGGAFILAYLLWIGITRLILTLLLSCSGHKIGPAYPVILYYNQIMGALVKIYVFFRLDQQSWTRQDTKLTRDLASFQRWFNTWSSRTMTFSAGSIFVAVLLMMV, encoded by the coding sequence ATGTCCAAGTTAAAACACGTACTCCTCCAATCCGCCGGCTGGCTGTTTTTCCTGAGCCTGCTGATGGGTCTCGCCCTGCTGTTGCCGGCGAGTACGTTCGACTCAGAGTCGAAGAATTTTATTTTCCTGATTGGCGCCGTCGGTATCTGGCGCTACTCGATGGGTGCTACGCATTTCTTTCGCGGCATGCTGTTCCTGTACGTGGTCTACCCGCACCTGCGGCGCAAAGTGCGCAAGCTGGGCAAAGCGGCAGACCCATCCCACGTATTCCTGATGGTCACCAGCTTCAGGATCGACGCGCTGACCACTGCCCAGGTCTACAGCTCGGTGATCCGCGAGGCCATCGAATGTGGCTTCCCCACCACCGTGGTCTGCTCCCTGGTGGAAATGTCCGATGAGCTGCTGGTCAAGAGCCTGTGGGCCAGAATGAATCCGCCCGACCACGTCAAGCTGGACTTCGTGCGTATCGCCGGTACCGGCAAGCGTGACGGCCTGGCCTTCGGTTTTCGCGCCATCTCCCGCCACCTGCCGGACGACCGCGCCGTAGTGGCCGTGATCGATGGCGATACCGTGCTCGCCGAGGGCGTCGTGCGCAAGACCGTGCCGTGGTTCCAGCTGTTCGGCAATGTCGGCGGCCTGACCACCAACGAGTTCTGCGAAGTACGCGGCGGCTACATCATGAGCGAGTGGCACAAGCTGCGCTTCGCCCAGCGCCACATCAACATGTGCTCCATGGCCCTGTCCAAACGCGTGCTGACCATGACCGGTCGCATGTCGGTGTTCCGCGCCAACGTGGTCACCGACCCCGGCTTTATCGCCGACGTGGAAAGCGACTCGCTGCAACACTGGCGCCTGGGCCGCTTCAAGTTTTTGACCGGTGACGACAAGTCCAGCTGGTTCAGCCTGATGCGCCTGGGCTACGACACCTTCTACGTGCCGGATGCCGCGATCCACACCGTGGAACACCCCCCGGAAAAGAGCTTTATCAAGGCCAGCCGCAAACTGATGTTCCGCTGGTACGGCAACAACCTGCGCCAGAACTCACGTGCCTTGGGCCTGGGGATGCGTCGCCTCGGCCTGTTCACCAGCATTGTGCTGTTCGACCAGCGCGTGTCGATGTGGACCTCCCTGCTGGGGTTGACCGTGGCAATCATCGCCACCTTCAAATACGGCGGCGCGTTCATCCTCGCCTATCTGCTGTGGATCGGCATCACCCGCCTGATTCTGACCCTGCTGCTGTCGTGCTCCGGCCACAAGATCGGCCCGGCTTACCCGGTGATTCTCTATTACAACCAGATCATGGGCGCGCTGGTGAAGATCTACGTGTTCTTCCGCCTTGATCAACAGTCCTGGACCCGCCAGGACACCAAACTGACCCGCGATTTGGCCAGCTTTCAACGTTGGTTCAACACCTGGTCGTCTCGGACCATGACCTTCTCCGCCGGCAGCATTTTCGTCGCCGTGTTGCTGATGATGGTTTGA
- a CDS encoding nucleotide sugar dehydrogenase has product MRISIFGLGYVGAVCAGCLSARGHEVVGVDISKEKIDLINAGKSPIVEPGLGELLSQGIQTGRLRGTTDFAEAIRDTDLSMICVGTPSKKNGDLELNYIESVCREIGFVLRDKTTRHTIVVRSTVLPGTVANVVIPILEDCSGKKAGVDFGVAVNPEFLRESTAIADYDLPPMTVIGEFDTASGDVLQSLYEELDAPIIRKDIAVAEMIKYTCNVWHATKVTFANEIGNIAKAVGVDGREVMEVVCQDKTLNLSQYYMRPGFAFGGSCLPKDVRALTYRAGSLDVDAPLLNSLMRSNESQVQNAFDIVSSHDKRKVALLGLSFKAGTDDLRESPLVELAEMLIGKGFDLSIYDSNVEYARVHGANKDYIEGKIPHVSSLLNSDFDEVINNSDVIILGNRDEKFRALAHNAPHGKQVVDLVGFMSKATSVSGRTEGICW; this is encoded by the coding sequence ATGCGCATCAGCATATTTGGTTTGGGTTACGTCGGCGCGGTATGTGCCGGTTGCCTGTCTGCACGGGGCCATGAGGTCGTTGGCGTAGACATCTCCAAGGAAAAGATCGACCTGATCAACGCGGGTAAATCCCCCATCGTTGAACCGGGTCTGGGCGAACTGTTGAGCCAAGGCATTCAAACCGGCCGACTGCGCGGCACCACCGATTTCGCCGAGGCAATCCGCGATACCGACCTGTCGATGATTTGCGTCGGCACGCCGAGCAAGAAAAACGGCGACCTGGAACTCAACTACATCGAATCGGTGTGCCGCGAGATCGGTTTTGTCCTGCGTGACAAAACCACCCGCCACACCATCGTGGTCCGCAGCACCGTGCTGCCAGGCACCGTGGCCAATGTGGTGATCCCGATTCTCGAAGACTGCTCGGGCAAGAAAGCCGGCGTCGACTTCGGCGTCGCGGTCAACCCTGAGTTCCTGCGTGAAAGCACAGCCATCGCCGACTACGATCTGCCGCCGATGACTGTCATCGGCGAATTCGACACCGCTTCCGGCGATGTCCTGCAGTCGCTCTACGAAGAACTCGACGCCCCGATCATCCGCAAGGACATCGCCGTCGCCGAGATGATCAAGTACACCTGCAACGTCTGGCATGCGACCAAAGTGACCTTCGCCAACGAGATCGGCAACATCGCCAAGGCAGTAGGTGTCGACGGTCGCGAAGTAATGGAAGTGGTCTGCCAGGACAAGACCCTAAACCTGTCCCAGTACTACATGCGCCCGGGCTTTGCCTTCGGCGGTTCCTGCCTGCCCAAGGACGTGCGCGCCCTGACGTACCGCGCCGGCTCCCTCGACGTGGATGCGCCGCTGCTCAACTCGCTGATGCGCAGCAACGAGTCCCAGGTGCAGAACGCTTTCGACATCGTCTCCAGCCATGACAAACGCAAAGTCGCCCTGCTGGGCCTGAGCTTCAAGGCCGGCACCGATGACCTGCGCGAAAGCCCGCTGGTGGAACTGGCAGAGATGCTGATCGGCAAGGGTTTCGACCTGAGCATCTACGACAGCAACGTCGAATACGCTCGCGTGCACGGCGCCAACAAGGACTACATCGAAGGCAAGATCCCTCACGTGTCGTCCTTGCTCAACTCGGACTTCGACGAAGTGATCAACAACTCCGACGTGATCATCCTGGGCAACCGCGATGAGAAGTTCCGCGCCCTGGCGCATAACGCACCCCACGGCAAGCAAGTGGTCGACCTGGTGGGCTTCATGTCCAAGGCCACCAGCGTGAGCGGTCGTACCGAAGGCATTTGCTGGTAA
- the yaaA gene encoding peroxide stress protein YaaA, producing the protein MLTVISPAKTLDFESKPVTPRFTQPQYLDHSQELIEQLRELSPAQISELMHVSDKIGGLNAARFGSWTPAFTPANAKQALLAFKGDVYTGLNAETFKDADFTYAQDHLRMLSGLYGLLRPLDLMMPYRLEMGTKLPNARGKDLYAFWGTRISEWLNEALAEQGDDVLLNLASNEYFSAVKRPALNARIINTEFKDLKNGQYKIISFYAKKARGMMSRFVIEERINDPARLKEFDVQGYRFNAEQSKPDNLVFLRDHAPE; encoded by the coding sequence ATGCTGACGGTGATTTCCCCCGCCAAAACCCTCGATTTCGAGTCAAAGCCGGTCACCCCGCGCTTCACCCAACCGCAATACCTCGACCACTCTCAGGAGCTGATCGAACAACTGCGCGAACTGAGCCCGGCGCAAATCAGCGAGTTGATGCACGTCTCCGACAAAATCGGCGGCCTCAACGCCGCACGCTTCGGCAGCTGGACCCCAGCCTTCACCCCCGCCAACGCCAAGCAAGCCCTGCTGGCCTTCAAGGGCGACGTCTACACCGGCCTCAACGCCGAAACCTTCAAGGACGCCGACTTCACCTACGCCCAGGATCACCTGCGCATGCTCTCCGGCCTGTACGGCTTGCTGCGCCCCCTGGACCTGATGATGCCGTACCGCCTCGAAATGGGCACCAAGCTGCCCAACGCCCGTGGCAAGGACCTGTACGCTTTCTGGGGCACCCGCATCAGCGAGTGGCTCAACGAAGCCCTGGCCGAACAAGGCGATGACGTGCTGCTCAACCTGGCCTCCAACGAGTATTTTTCGGCAGTCAAACGCCCGGCACTGAACGCGCGGATCATCAACACCGAGTTCAAGGACCTGAAAAACGGCCAGTACAAGATCATCAGCTTCTACGCCAAAAAGGCCCGGGGCATGATGAGCCGCTTTGTGATTGAAGAACGCATCAACGACCCGGCCAGGCTCAAGGAGTTTGACGTGCAGGGTTATCGCTTCAATGCGGAGCAGTCGAAGCCGGATAACCTGGTGTTCCTGCGGGATCACGCACCGGAATAA